A genomic stretch from Pempheris klunzingeri isolate RE-2024b chromosome 23, fPemKlu1.hap1, whole genome shotgun sequence includes:
- the cyld3 gene encoding ubiquitin carboxyl-terminal hydrolase CYLD produces MSGAHEQKRKRRPPKMFLISSDLKIQDQLDGTIRLRRGFICQEQDLDRSKGDSLWVKVLDNGGMVKLERKFLHEIPADLNGLLEPVADPEARLKLLNNPGKLQHFASLPVDTPLWVQLGQQDELAEAELKFIGPLTRGSSAVFFGVQLKGSAVGKGLSNGSYKGHRLFTCPEACALFLPVSHIRIRHWSRGNGSDAHERDRERDHRRSSGNNHPSNEYHSNGDRSNHQQQNSRHISFHQQRPSSPPQPPAFSILPRTAESLAITAQNQVQVRGPASIPPFHVGQRVCFPLQDSVCLGEVRFCGFLPGWSSSGMHVGVLLDIPVGNWNGHFKGEKLCHIPSPVYGLLLPINKVSSEPKSHRHNPPHQNPKSILKPVPPPLPKPTSPTTSAPKVALMPPTKQALKSPPLPPPKPTHKQPPPLPPPKPHSPTSQTATNGAHGPPSPLRSLDNGEAEGENGEAGAEGELEVDSMVEVNDPPLFGVIRWIGSISGISEPVAGIELDQELSAGTDGSYLGERHFRCPPNKGLFVKLRNCRRDSRFPAPETPVNQVERCNSIAFAEWGSERVEDHTPPVDGDEARELYQGWKRGIQGHLNSCYLDATLFSLFSCCSSADWVLFWPSDPETGQNSSQAQDLLRCEIVNPLRKYGYVCASKTMALRRLLEAANSNTGFTNQEKDPEEFLNKLFQLLRVEPLLKIRSMTQQPQECHLYQLFPPTLPPSPSPSSPATLSPVDSPIPFSSPSPGRMRVASVQALLESSFLHGGLKFAEAPSSLLLLMPRFGKDFKMFDAILPTLSLDITDLLDDTLRQCSICQAVAEWECPQCYEDPDITPGRLKQYCHTCNTQVHSHRKRASHGPVKVSVPDGQWTGPLQCTRQRMSLFAVTCIETSHYVSFVKHGPLPTDWLFFDSMADREGGENGFNIPQVKACPEVGRYLSLSEEELSRVDPTSSWEPARRLLCDSYMCLYHSPELSLYK; encoded by the exons ATGTCAGGAGCACATGAGCAAAAAAGGAAGCGTCGTCCCCCCAAAATGTTCTTGATCTCGTCCGACCTGAAGATCCAGGACCAGCTGGACGGAACCATTCGGCTGCGGCGGGGGTTCATCTGCCAGGAGCAAGATCTGGACCGGAGCAAAGGCGACTCTCTTTGGGTCAAG GTGTTAGACAATGGCGGCATGGTAAAACTAGAGAGGAAGTTCCTGCATGAAATCCCAGCTGACCTCAATGGCCTGTTGGAGCCTGTAGCTGATCCGGAGGCCCGTCTAAAACTTCTAA ACAATCCCGGGAAGCTGCAGCATTTTGCTTCTCTGCCTGTCGATACTCCGTTGTGGGTCCAGTTGGGACAGCAGGACGAGCTGGCAGAGGCAGAGCTTAAATTCATCGGGCCGCTGACCAGAGGGAGCAGCGCTGTGTTCTTTGGGGTACAGCTGAAG GGTTCAGCAGTAGGTAAAGGTCTGAGCAACGGCTCCTATAAAGGCCACCGGCTCTTCACGTGTCCCGAAGCCTGcgccctcttcctccctgtcagCCACATCAGGATCCGCCACTGGTCTCGCGGCAATGGCTCCGACGCACATGAGCGAGACCGCGAGCGAGACCACCGCCGCAGCAGCGGCAACAATCACCCCAGCAATGAGTACCATAGCAACGGCGACCGCTCAAAccatcagcagcagaacagTCGTCACATTAGTTTCCACCAGCAGCGTCCCAGCAGCCCTCCTCAGCCACCCGCTTTCAGCATCCTCCCTCGCACAGCGGAGTCACTGGCCATCACAGCTCAAAACCAGGTCCAGGTCCGCGGCCCTGCCTCGATTCCACCGTTCCACGTTGGCCAGCGGGTGTGTTTCCCCCTACAGGACAGTGTCTGTTTGGGGGAGGTGCGCTTCTGTGGTTTCCTGCCCGGCTGGTCCTCGTCAGGGATGCACGTCGGTGTCCTGCTG GACATTCCTGTCGGTAACTGGAACGGGCATTTCAAGGGAGAGAAGCTCTGCCACATTCCTTCCCCCGTCTACGGATTACTACTGCCGATCAACAAGGTTTCCTCAG AGCCAAAATCCCACCGTCACAACCCTCCTCACCAAAACCCCAAGTCCATCCTGAAGCCCGTGCCGCCGCCCCTCCCTAAGCCTACGTCACCGACCACCTCCGCTCCCAAGGTCGCCCTGATGCCCCCCACCAAACAAGCGCTTAAATCTCCTCCGCTGCCGCCACCGAAACCCACCCACAAACAGccaccccctctccctcctcccaaACCCCACAGCCCAACGTCGCAGACCGCCACCAACGGCGCACACGGCCCTCCGTCGCCGCTGAGGTCGCTAGACAACGGCGAGGCTGAAGGGGAGAACGGAGAGGCGGGAGCGGAGGGCGAGCTAGAGGTGGACTCGATGGTTGAAGTGAACGACCCGCCGCTCTTTGGGGTTATTCGCTGGATCGGGTCGATCAGTGGGATTTCAGAGCCGGTGGCTGGAATTGAGTTG gaccAGGAGCTGTCTGCAGGAACAGACGGCAGTTACCTCGGTGAGCGTCACTTCCGTTGCCCGCCCAACAAGGGGCTGTTCGTCAAGCTTCGCAACTGTAGACGGGACTCCAGGTTTCCCGCCCCTGAGACACCTGTCAATCAAGTGGAGCGGTGCAACTCCATAG CCTTCGCAGAGTGGGGCAGCGAGCGCGTGGAGGACCACACTCCTCCTGTGGACGGGGACGAGGCCAGAGAGCTCTACCAGGGCTGGAAGAGAGGCATCCAGGGTCACCTCAACTCCTGCTACCTGGACGCTACGCTGTTCAG tctgttctcctgctgcagttcAGCAGACTGGGTTTTGTTTTGGCCCTCTGACCCTGAAACGGGCCAAAACTCCAGTCAGGCTCAGGACCTGCTGCGCTGTGAGATAGTCAACCCCCTGCGAAA GTATGGCTACGTGTGTGCCAGTAAGACCATGGCCTTGAGACGTCTGCTGGAGGCCGCGAACAGCAACACAGGCTTCACCAACCAGGAGAAAG ATCCTGAAGAGTTCCTCAACAagcttttccagctcctccGAGTGGAGCCGCTCCTCAAGATCAG ATCGATGACTCAGCAGCCTCAGGAGTGTCACCTCTACCAGCTCTTCCCACCcacccttcctccctctccctccccctcctcgcCCGCAACCCTCTCCCCAGTCGATTCCCCCATCCCTTTCTCCTCACCGTCACCCGGTCGGATGAGGGTCGCCAGCGTCCAGGCACTGCTGGAGTCCTCCTTCCTCCACGGCGGCCTCAAGTTCGCAGAG gctccctcctccctcctacTGCTAATGCCCAGGTTTGGAAAGGACTTCAAAATGTTTGACGCCATCTTGCCCACCCTGAGCCTGGACATCACAGACCTGCTGGACGACA CCCTGAGACAGTGCAGCATTTGTCAGGCTGTAGCCGAGTGGGAGTGTCCCCAGTGTTATGAAGACCCAGACATCACTCCCGGCCGTCTCAAACAGTACTGTCACACCTGCAACACACAG GTCCACAGTCACAGGAAGCGGGCGTCCCACGGCCCGGTGAAGGTTTCCGTCCCTGACGGGCAGTGGACCGGCCCGCTGCAGTGCACCCGCCAGCGCATGTCTCTCTTTGCCGTAACGTGCATCGAGACCAGCCATTACGTGAGCTTTGTCAAGCACGGGCCCCTCCCCACCGACTGGCTCTTCTTTGACAGCATGGCGGACCGGGAag GTGGCGAGAACGGCTTCAACATCCCGCAGGTGAAGGCGTGTCCGGAGGTGGGCCGCTACCTCAGCCtgtcagaggaggagctgagcagGGTTGACCCCACGTCCTCATGGGAGCCCGCCCGCCGCCTGCTCTGTGACTCCTACATGTGTCTGTACCACAGCCCAGAGCTCAGTCTGTACAAGTGA